In the genome of Buchnera aphidicola (Artemisaphis artemisicola), one region contains:
- a CDS encoding rod-binding protein yields MNDNSLLNITNYNTQFIHELKYQVHNNPKKYALQTAKSVESIFIQILLKSMRNSLSNNTLLDNNQSRLYTDIYDQKISEEISKKGIGLTNIILKQLEIKKNIE; encoded by the coding sequence ATTACAAATTATAATACACAATTTATTCATGAACTTAAATATCAAGTGCATAATAATCCTAAAAAATATGCATTACAAACTGCTAAATCAGTAGAAAGTATATTTATTCAAATTTTACTTAAAAGCATGAGAAATTCTTTATCAAATAACACGTTATTAGATAATAATCAAAGTCGTCTTTATACCGATATATATGATCAAAAAATATCAGAGGAAATAAGTAAAAAGGGAATAGGACTCACTAATATTATTCTTAAACAATTAGAAATAAAAAAAAATATTGAATAA